The following proteins come from a genomic window of Corynebacterium sp. P4-C1:
- a CDS encoding bifunctional cytochrome P450/NADPH--P450 reductase — protein MMSKTSERPRLGSSSVNPDTAIPGPKSYPLIGTAYSLDPRNIVQSGTRLAEKHGRFYRQEIPGSAPFYVVTSFALVDELSDETRFHKVVHPALQEVSGFSGNGLFTAEFDDPEWGKAHRILMPAFSPVALRGMYHRMADIADQLMLKWSRARADEEIDVAGDFTRLTLDTIALCSFTFRFNSFYTEGFHPFIDAMGRGLNHAGKRAHALKIQKTLGLIGNHQFKNDVSVMQDTVDSLIRERRRNPSPEGYEDVLDVMMNATDPETGERLTDENLRYQLITFLIAGHETTSGLLSFVLYELMRNPRVLTKARENTDSVLNGRFPQYEDLKDLNYIDQVLREGLRKYPTAPAYAVTPFETTTIGENGGTGGTPVTVNPGDTLLVLLGHMHRDPAVWDNPEEFRPERFDPENAKLIPHNAWKPFGNGQRSCLGRFFALQEATMMLALIVQHLDFNFATPSYELEMLDGLTSKPKDLFVTIQPREEYPYLGPKRYDEPHADAPTTVETPITKVDAPPNGYKLRLLVGSNAGTSRSHAEELAAFAKTQGFEVDMSDLDDAVNSLQGGDIAIVATSSYEGLPPDNAKRFFNWITGKETPSLTGVKFAVLGSGNSDWAETFQRVPAEIDEAMESRGAIRLIDRGVIDMKGDYFADFESWSKRLWSKLAADLDLSFDDHSKSDFVEVTVVDAGRQNMLVAETDGPFVEAVVTSVQKLSTDVDGTMNEKFKAVLELPEGISYSTGDYLEVLPKNSSSGVNRVLDHFQLAGEDRIKLSGCSTFLPIDQVLTINDLLENYVELATPLSKRHLDLAVAQCQCPPEKAQLSQLAETETYNELLEKRTSLLDFLETFRSVDFTFGQFISMLEPLRARRYSISSSALGEPTKPSLTFSRIESPAWSGRGTFTGVSSNYLAKQQAGSKILVSVVPGNKHFQVEPDPSIPMILIGAGTGIAPLRAFIEERATRCHNEGITPAKSLFFYGCHGPESDFLYSEELHEWEKDGVIDVRTAFSRHHSRSESGTDIKYVQDRLYSDRNDVFNLLEKGAKTLVCGDAKRMAPAVRKTFAKIISEHRGFNEQQAAAEVRNMEQELFTYVTEAFT, from the coding sequence ATGATGTCCAAAACCTCCGAACGCCCTAGGCTGGGCTCATCGAGCGTTAACCCTGACACCGCTATCCCCGGGCCGAAATCGTACCCGCTAATCGGAACCGCCTATTCACTCGATCCACGCAACATCGTTCAGTCCGGAACGCGATTGGCTGAAAAACACGGGCGTTTTTATCGACAAGAGATACCCGGCTCTGCACCGTTCTACGTGGTGACCTCTTTCGCCTTGGTCGATGAGCTCTCAGATGAAACCCGTTTTCATAAGGTCGTCCACCCCGCCCTCCAAGAAGTAAGCGGATTCTCTGGTAACGGCCTTTTTACCGCCGAGTTCGACGATCCGGAGTGGGGTAAAGCACATCGAATTCTTATGCCCGCTTTCAGCCCAGTTGCTCTGCGCGGAATGTACCACCGCATGGCAGACATCGCAGACCAGCTTATGCTTAAGTGGTCGAGAGCACGAGCCGATGAAGAAATTGATGTCGCTGGTGACTTCACTAGATTGACGCTCGACACCATTGCGCTCTGCTCATTTACATTTCGCTTCAATTCATTCTATACAGAAGGCTTTCACCCCTTTATCGACGCAATGGGTCGTGGCTTGAATCATGCCGGCAAGCGAGCCCATGCTTTGAAGATTCAGAAGACTCTTGGTCTTATTGGCAATCACCAGTTCAAGAACGATGTCTCGGTCATGCAGGACACCGTCGATAGTTTGATTAGGGAACGACGAAGGAATCCTAGCCCAGAGGGCTATGAAGACGTTCTCGATGTCATGATGAATGCAACCGATCCTGAGACTGGGGAGCGTCTGACCGACGAAAACCTACGCTATCAGTTGATTACGTTTCTAATTGCAGGCCACGAGACAACTTCTGGGCTGCTCAGTTTCGTTCTCTACGAATTGATGCGTAATCCCCGAGTCTTAACCAAGGCACGCGAAAACACCGATTCGGTCCTCAACGGTAGATTCCCTCAATATGAAGATCTCAAAGATCTAAACTACATTGATCAAGTACTTCGTGAAGGTCTAAGGAAGTACCCCACTGCTCCGGCATATGCAGTGACACCTTTTGAAACTACGACGATTGGTGAGAACGGTGGCACAGGAGGAACCCCTGTAACTGTCAACCCTGGAGACACGCTGTTGGTTCTCCTCGGACACATGCATCGTGATCCGGCCGTATGGGATAATCCCGAAGAGTTCAGACCGGAACGGTTCGATCCTGAGAATGCCAAATTAATACCTCATAATGCGTGGAAACCATTTGGAAATGGGCAACGATCGTGTCTCGGCCGCTTCTTCGCGCTCCAAGAAGCCACCATGATGCTTGCGTTGATTGTTCAACACTTGGATTTCAACTTCGCAACTCCAAGCTATGAACTGGAAATGCTTGACGGCCTAACTTCGAAACCGAAAGACCTGTTCGTCACTATCCAACCGAGGGAAGAATATCCGTACCTCGGACCCAAGCGCTACGACGAGCCTCACGCTGACGCTCCCACGACAGTAGAGACACCAATCACAAAGGTCGATGCTCCTCCGAACGGGTATAAGCTGCGCCTGCTCGTAGGTTCTAACGCCGGAACCTCTCGTAGTCACGCTGAAGAATTAGCGGCTTTTGCCAAAACACAAGGCTTCGAAGTCGACATGTCTGATCTCGATGATGCCGTCAATTCTCTGCAGGGGGGCGACATTGCAATCGTAGCTACCAGCTCATATGAAGGTCTCCCCCCGGATAATGCAAAGCGTTTCTTCAATTGGATAACAGGCAAGGAAACACCGTCACTAACAGGTGTGAAATTTGCTGTGCTTGGCAGCGGTAACTCAGACTGGGCAGAGACGTTCCAACGCGTTCCAGCCGAGATCGACGAGGCCATGGAATCTCGCGGAGCCATACGATTGATTGATCGCGGTGTAATTGACATGAAGGGAGACTATTTCGCCGACTTCGAATCTTGGTCAAAACGACTTTGGTCAAAACTCGCAGCCGATCTCGATCTTTCGTTCGATGATCACAGCAAGTCAGACTTCGTCGAGGTCACAGTAGTTGATGCTGGGCGTCAGAATATGTTGGTAGCCGAGACAGACGGCCCATTCGTCGAAGCAGTAGTCACCAGCGTTCAAAAGCTATCCACAGACGTTGATGGGACCATGAACGAGAAATTCAAGGCTGTTCTTGAACTTCCTGAAGGGATTTCATACTCGACAGGCGATTACTTAGAGGTACTTCCGAAGAACTCGTCATCCGGTGTCAACCGCGTGTTGGACCATTTCCAATTAGCAGGGGAAGATCGCATAAAGCTTTCCGGTTGCTCCACGTTCCTGCCCATAGACCAAGTATTGACAATTAATGATCTACTTGAAAACTACGTTGAGCTTGCAACACCGTTGAGCAAGCGGCACCTGGATCTAGCAGTTGCACAGTGTCAATGCCCACCCGAAAAAGCTCAACTATCGCAACTCGCTGAAACCGAAACTTACAACGAGCTGCTCGAGAAGCGGACCTCGCTCCTAGATTTCCTCGAAACTTTCCGATCTGTAGACTTCACCTTCGGCCAGTTCATTTCAATGCTTGAGCCGCTCCGAGCTCGTCGCTACTCAATCTCGTCGTCTGCTCTCGGTGAACCGACAAAGCCTTCTTTGACCTTCTCCCGCATCGAATCTCCTGCATGGTCAGGCCGTGGAACCTTCACTGGCGTTTCTTCCAATTATTTAGCGAAACAGCAGGCCGGTTCTAAGATCTTGGTTTCGGTAGTGCCCGGAAATAAACATTTCCAAGTGGAGCCAGATCCATCCATACCAATGATTCTTATCGGCGCTGGTACTGGGATCGCCCCTCTCCGTGCATTCATCGAGGAACGTGCAACACGTTGCCACAATGAAGGCATCACACCAGCTAAATCTTTGTTTTTCTATGGCTGCCACGGCCCCGAATCCGACTTCCTATATAGCGAGGAACTCCATGAGTGGGAGAAGGATGGTGTAATCGATGTTCGCACCGCGTTCTCACGTCACCACAGTCGAAGCGAAAGCGGTACGGACATTAAGTATGTTCAGGACCGCCTCTATTCGGATCGCAATGATGTGTTCAATCTTCTCGAGAAAGGAGCGAAGACCCTCGTTTGCGGAGATGCCAAGCGGATGGCCCCAGCGGTCCGTAAGACTTTCGCAAAGATAATCTCGGAGCACCGAGGCTTCAATGAGCAACAGGCTGCTGCAGAAGTCAGAAATATGGAGCAGGAACTCTTTACTTATGTAACAGAGGCATTCACCTAA
- a CDS encoding AMP-binding protein has protein sequence MSKYTLHPDTDHGVPKKEIIRQFFYFLKVIRKNNIFELGSVAEVKADARTIKRFGSLESGGLANTARRHPERLGLVDDDGELTYYEFYDRVVRLATGLMQNGVRDGGNLAVLALNGRASIFPLCARQFVGYHIFMINANSSGPQIERVLEFHEVETLIVDQSFYDRLTDKTKENCTVIIGHIDDPGMLPADALTMDQVIESGSTDLDLLPEKPTKSQHVVMTSGTTGMPKGVIRRQLKSPQGIGPLLGTVPWRRGMSVLLTGVLFHFYGWGNMLMCIFTGSTIVTQRNFDSSKALEQFEKYDINAWISSASRLREMIAHLDRNATDRVDGLEFITSSGSPLTSYEVEKVNEKFGKVFHNCYGSTETSGLAISDADELAADPTLTGTIHPGSVIEIRDDDGTLLPDGEIGEIFAGAYDMFVGYTDPSIEIKTNNNLLRMGDRGYRRGNRLYVKGRADDLVITQYGEKIFPSEIEDLLVRDERIDDVHVHGVSDPHYGQALRAYVIREDGVTANELDDVEVRRIVTAGLSDAHAPRDVFFVADFPRNPMGKVIRPELPGQSTV, from the coding sequence ATGTCTAAATACACTCTTCACCCAGATACCGACCACGGGGTACCAAAAAAGGAAATCATACGTCAATTTTTCTACTTCTTGAAAGTCATCCGAAAGAACAACATCTTCGAGCTCGGCTCTGTCGCCGAAGTCAAAGCAGATGCTAGAACCATTAAGCGTTTTGGCTCGCTTGAAAGCGGCGGCCTTGCCAACACCGCTCGGCGTCATCCAGAACGCCTGGGGCTTGTAGATGACGACGGAGAGCTGACCTACTACGAGTTCTATGACCGTGTGGTACGGCTGGCTACTGGTTTGATGCAAAATGGGGTCCGCGATGGAGGTAACCTAGCCGTCTTGGCTTTGAATGGTCGTGCTTCCATTTTCCCACTGTGCGCCCGCCAGTTCGTCGGCTATCACATCTTCATGATCAACGCTAATAGTTCTGGACCCCAGATCGAACGGGTTCTAGAATTCCACGAGGTGGAAACCCTCATTGTCGATCAGAGTTTCTACGACCGGCTCACCGACAAGACCAAAGAGAATTGCACCGTCATCATCGGGCATATCGACGACCCCGGAATGCTTCCAGCAGATGCCCTTACAATGGACCAGGTCATCGAGAGCGGTTCCACAGATCTCGATCTTCTACCTGAAAAACCTACTAAGTCACAGCATGTGGTAATGACATCAGGAACGACGGGCATGCCTAAGGGTGTAATCCGAAGGCAGCTGAAGTCCCCCCAAGGGATCGGACCCCTGCTTGGAACCGTCCCGTGGCGGAGAGGTATGTCCGTTCTATTAACCGGGGTGCTGTTCCACTTTTACGGGTGGGGCAATATGCTCATGTGCATCTTCACCGGTTCAACAATCGTTACGCAGCGGAACTTCGATTCTTCTAAAGCTCTTGAACAGTTCGAAAAATACGACATCAATGCTTGGATCAGTTCAGCCTCTCGTTTACGAGAGATGATCGCTCACCTCGACCGGAACGCAACCGACCGAGTAGACGGTCTAGAATTCATCACTTCTTCCGGTAGCCCACTAACCTCATACGAGGTCGAGAAAGTAAATGAGAAGTTCGGAAAAGTTTTCCACAACTGCTACGGGTCAACCGAGACCTCAGGGTTAGCCATCTCCGATGCTGACGAGCTAGCCGCAGATCCGACACTCACAGGCACTATTCACCCCGGTTCAGTTATCGAAATTCGTGATGACGACGGCACTCTTCTACCGGACGGTGAAATCGGCGAAATTTTCGCCGGCGCATACGATATGTTTGTTGGCTACACTGACCCTTCAATCGAGATCAAGACCAACAACAATCTTTTGCGAATGGGTGATCGCGGCTATCGACGCGGTAATCGGCTTTACGTTAAAGGTCGAGCAGATGACCTTGTAATCACACAGTATGGCGAGAAAATCTTCCCTTCGGAGATTGAGGATCTCCTCGTTCGGGACGAAAGGATTGACGATGTCCATGTTCATGGTGTCTCAGATCCTCACTATGGGCAAGCTCTGCGAGCCTACGTAATTCGTGAGGACGGGGTAACCGCAAACGAACTCGACGACGTGGAAGTGCGACGAATCGTGACGGCTGGTCTTTCAGATGCTCATGCACCGAGAGATGTATTCTTTGTGGCCGATTTCCCGCGAAACCCGATGGGCAAAGTGATCCGGCCTGAACTTCCCGGACAATCTACCGTTTAA